The Thioalkalivibrio sulfidiphilus HL-EbGr7 genome includes the window CATGGTGAGCGGCCAGCCGCCGCTGCGCTGGCTGAGCATGAAGTGCGCCGTCTGGTAGATCTTGTCCAGGTCCGGCCGCTCCTCCCGGTCCACCTTGATGTTCACGTACAACCGGTTCATCACCTGGGCGGTGGCCGGATCCTCGAAGGATTCGTGGGCCATGACGTGGCACCAGTGGCAGGCGGAGTAACCGATGGACAGGAGGATCGGCTTGTCCTCCGCCTTGGCCTTGTCCAGTGCCTCCGGGCCCCAGGGATACCAGTCCACGGGATTGTCCGCATGCTGCAGCAGGTAGGGACTGGTCTCGTTCGCTAGGCGGTTGCTTGTCTGCTCTGGCATGGGCGGGTTCACCGGGCTTGGACTTCGGAAGGGATTGCCGCAGAGACGCGGAGGCGCAGAGAAAGAATAAGGATCTGACAGGATTTACATGATGAACAGGATTGAAAAAACCTGGACGGGCTTTCTTTAAAAATCATGTTCATCATGTAAATCCTGTCAAAGATCTTCTCTGCGCCTTCGCGTCTCTGCGGCAGATGTTGCAACTAGAACTATACCCCCGTGAACCGGCAAGGTCCCGTAACCCCACCCACCAACGGGAATGCCCCGCGCGCTATACTGCCCAGCCGCACGACGACACCGGAACCGCCCCATGGACAGCCTCGACTACACCCCCCTGCGCCTGAGAAAGAACGAGGAACGCCGCCTGCTGGCCGGCCATGCCTGGGTGTTCAGCAACGAGGTGGACATCGCCGCCACGCCCATCAAGGACCTGACGCCGGGCCAGCCGGTGCTGATCGAGGATCATCGCGGCAAGGCCATCGGCACCGGCTATGCCAATCCCCAGTCCCTGATCTGCGCGCGGCTGGTGAGCCGGGACAAGGCACACCCGTTCAACGCCTCCCTGCTGGTGCATCGGCTCAAGGTGGCCCTGTCCCTGCGCGAGCGCCTGTTCACCGAGCCCTGTTACCGGCTGGCCTACGGCGAGAGCGACGGCCTGCCGGGGCTGGTGGTGGATCGCTACGGCGACGTGCTGGTGGCCCAGGTCACCACCGCGGGCATGGAGGTCATGCAGGACGCCATCCTGGAGGCGCTGCACAAGGCCGTGCATCCCAAGGCGGTGCTGTGGCGCAACGACAGCCCGGTGCGGGAACTGGAAGGACTGGACCTGTACATGAGACCGGCCCTGGGCGAGGTGCCCGAGACGGTCACCCTCACGGAGCACGGCGCCCGCTTCCACGCACCACTCCTCTCGGGCCAGAAGACCGGCTGGTTCTTCGACCAGCGGGACAACCGGGCCTGGCTGGCGCGGGTCTCCAGAGGTATGAAGGTGCTGGACCTGTTCAGCTACGTGGGCGCCTGGGGCGTGCAGGCCGCGCTCAACGGCGCCGAGTCAGTCACCTGCGTGGACGCCTCCGGTGATGCCCTGGAAAGCATGGCCGCCAACGCCGCCGAGAACGGGGTCGGGGACCGGGTGAGCGGCGTGAAGGGGGATGCCTTCGAGGTGCTTAAGCAACTGCGCGAGGACCAGGCCCGATTCGACGTGGTGATCACCGACCCGCCCGCCTTCATCAAGCGCCGCAAGGACGTCAAGGAAGGCACCGCCGCCTACCGGCGCCTGAACCAGATGGCCATGCAGGTGATGGCCAAAGACGGCCTGCTGATCGCCTGCTCCTGTTCCCAGCACCTGGAGGCCGCCTCCCTGGAGGCTCAGCTCTGGGGCGCCGCCCGTCACGTGGACCGCAGCCTGCAGATCCTCTGCCCGGGGCGGCCAGGCCCCGGACCATCCCGTCCACCCGGCCATGCCGGAGACCGCCTACCTCAAGGCGGTGCTGTGCCGGGCGGTACAGGCATGATCCAGAATTCAAGATTCAAAGTTCAAGATTCAAAGAGTTGGTTTGGGTTATCCTCTGCCCCAGTCTTTGAATCTTGAATATTGAATTTTCAACTTCGATTTCCCCATGTACCCCACGCATCCCTTCATCGACCCGGTCGCCATCAGCCTCGGGCCCCTGAGCATCCACTGGTACGGCATCATGTACCTGGTGGGCTTCGCCGGCTTCTGGTGGGTGGGCCGCATCCATGCCCGCAAGCCCTGGAGCCCGGTGAAGCCGGAGCAGGTGGGCGACATGCTGTTCTACGGGGTGATCGGCATCATCGTGGGCGGTCGCCTGGGCTACATCCTGTTCTACAACTTCGACGCCTGGCTGGCCGACCCGGCCATGCTGCTGCGGGTCTGGCAGGGGGGCATGAGCTTCCACGGCGGGCTGATCGGCGCCCTGGTCGCCTCCTGGTTGTACGGGCGCAAGGTCAACGCGCGCTTTTTCCAGATCACCGACTTCATCGCGCCCCTGGCCTGCATCGGGCTCGGCACCGGGCGCATCGGCAACTGGATCAACGGCGAGCTCTGGGGCAAGCCCACGGACCTGCCCTGGGCGATGATCTTCCCCGCCGCCGACATGCTGCCCCGCCACCCGTCCCAGCTCTACCAGGCGGCCCTGGAGGGCCTGGCCCTGTTCACCCTCCTATGGCTGTTCTCCCGTCACCAGCGGCCGGTGGCCGCCGTCTCGGGCCTGTTCCTGATCGGCTACGGGGTGTTCCGCTTCCTGGTGGAGTTCGTGCGCCTGCCCGACGCCCACATCGGCTACCTCGCCTTCGGCTGGCTGACCATGGGACAGCTGCTGACCCTGCCCATGGTCCTGGCCGGCATCGTCATGATGGCCTGGGCGTACAATCGCAACAAATCCGCAACTGCCTGATCGCCAAGCCATGCAACCCTATCTCGATCTCATGCGCCAGCTGCTGGAACACGGCACGGTGAAATCCGACCGCACCGGCACCGGCACCCGTTCCCTGTTCGGCCACCAGATGCGCTTCGACCTGTCGAAGGGCTTTCCCCTGGTGACCACCAAGAAGCTGCACCTGAAATCCATCATCCACGAACTGCTGTGGTTCCTGAAGGGCGAGACCAACATCGCCTATCTCAAGGACAACGGCGTGCGCATCTGGGACGAGTGGGCCACCGAGGACGGCGAACTGGGCCCGGTGTACGGCAGGCAGTGGCGCGCCTGGCCCACCCCCGACGGGCGCCACATCGACCAGATCAGCCAGGTCGTGGAACAGATCCGCACCCGCCCGGATTCCCGGCGCCTGATCGTCAGCGCCTGGAACGTGGCGGAGCTGCCCGACGAGGGCATCTCGCCCAAGGACAACGCCCGGGCCGGACGCATGGCGCTGGCCCCCTGCCATACCTTCTTCCAGTTCTACGTGGCCGACGGCCGGCTCTCCTGCCAGCTCTACCAGCGCAGCGCAGACGTGTTCCTGGGCGTGCCCTTCAACATCGCCTCCTACGCCCTGCTCACGCTGATGGTCGCGCAGGTGACGGACCTTGAGCCCGGCGACTTCGTGCACACCTTCGGCGACGTGCACCTGTACTCCAATCACGTGGAGCAGGCGAAGGAACAGCTCTCCCGCGAGCCCTACCCCCTGCCGAAGATGCATCTCAACCCCGAGGTAAAGTCCCTGTTCGATTTCAGGTACGAGGACTTCACCCTGGAGGGTTACCAGGCGCATCCGCATATCAAGGCGCCGGTTGCAATCTAAGTGGCAAGTCTCAAGTGGCTAGTAGCAAGGTAAAAAACTCTCCCCCGCTTTACGGGGGAGGGTTGGGGAGGGGTTTTTTACCTTGCCACTTGAGACTAGCCACTAGCCACTTCTACTAAGAGGTACGCCCGTGAGACTGTCCTTAATCGTCGCCGTCGACCGAAACAACCTCATCGGCCGCGACAACCAGCTCCCGTGGCACCTGCCGGCGGATCTCGCCTTCTTCAAGCGCACCACCATGGGCGCGCCCATGCTCATGGGCCGCAAGACCTGGGAATCCATCGGACGCCCCCTGCCCGGGCGCACCAGCATCGTCATCACCCGTGATCCCGACTACCGGGCCGAGGGGGCCAGGGTGGTGCATTCCATCGAGGAAGGGATCGCTGCCGCGGGGGACGCGCCGGAGCTGTTCGTGATCGGCGGCGCCAAGCTGTTCGTGGACACCCTGCCGCTGGCCGACCGGCTGTATCTCACCCGCATCGATCACGCCTTCGAGGGAGACACCTGGTTTCCGGAGATCGGGGATGCGTGGCGGGAGATAACCCGTGAAGAACACGAGCCGGATGAGAAGAATGCTTATGCGTACGCCTTCATCACCCTGGAACGGGATCGGGGATAAAAGCGCACTTTCGCCGCAGAGGCGCAGAGGAATCCCGAAAAAAAGGCTTTTGACAGGATTTACATGATTAGCATGATTTTTAAAGAAAGCCCGTCCAAGTTTTTTCAATCCTGTTAATCATGTAAATCCTGTCAGATCCTTATTCTTTCTCTGCGCCTCAGCGCCTCTGCGGCAAGTCATCCGCCCGGATCAGCCCGCCCGACGAAAGCGCCGCCCCGGGATCAGGTAGATCACCGCGAACAAGGCCGCCGCCGCCACCACGATGGACGGCCCCGTGGGCGTGTCCCAGGTGAGCGAACCCATCACGCCACCCACCACCGCAAGCGAGCCCAGCACGCCGGCATAGAGGGCCATCTGCTCCGGCGTGGCCGCCAGGCGCCGGGCGGTGGCGGCGGGAATGATCATCAGCGAGGTGATCAGCAGGATGCCCACCACCTTCATGGCCACGGCGATCACCAGGGCGATGAGCAGCATGAAGCCCAGGCTCACCCACATCACCGGCACGCCCTCCACCCGGGCCAGGTCCTCGTGCACGGTCATGGCCAGCAACGGACGCCAGAGGATCATGAGCAGGATCAGCGCCAGCGCACCGCCGCCGAAGATCCACAGCAGGTCCCCCTGGCTCACCGCGAGGATGTCGCCGAACAGGTAACCCATGAGGTCGATGCGCACCCCTTCCAGGAAGGCGACCGAGACCAGGCCCAGGGACAGGGTGCTATGGGCGAGGATGCCCAGCAGGGTGTCACTGGCCAGCCGTCGCTGACGCTGCAGCAGGACCAGCAGCACTGCGAGCGCAGTGCACAGGGCGATCACCGTGAGGTTCAGGCTGATGCCCAGCAGGAAACCGAGCGCCACGCCCAGCAGCGCCGAATGGGCCAGGGTGTCGCCGAAATAGGCCATGCGCCGCCACACCACGAAGGAGCCCAAGGGCCCCGCCACCAGGGCCACCGCGATGCCGCCCATGAGGGCTCTGAGGATGAAGTCGTCCATAAGGGCGCTAGAGACAATATCCAAGAGGCAAGAGGCAAGTGTGTTTCATTGCTTCTCCTTGTGACCTTCGTTCTCGACCACGCAACCATGGAGGTCGTGGTGGTGGTCGTGGGCGTGGGTGTAGATGGCGAGACCCCGGGCCTCGGCGGGGTCGCCGAACAGCTTGAGGTATTCCGGGTGGCGGCTCACCGCCTCGGGACGGCCGGTGCAGCAGACGTGCTGGTTGAGGCAGACCACGGAGTCGGCGGCCTCCATCACCAGGTGCAGCTCGTGGGAGACCATCAGCACGCCGCAGCCGTAGCGGTCGCGCAGGCGGGCGATGAGCCGGAACACCTCGCCCTGCCCGGCCACGTCCACGCCCTGGGCGGGCTCATCCAGCACCAGCAGGTCCGGCCTGCGCATCAGCGCGCGGGCCAGCAGCACGCGCTGCATCTCACCGCCGGAGACCGACTGGATGGGCTGATCCAGCAGGTGTTCCACACCCACCTCCCGCAGCACCTCCCGCTGGTGTGCGCGGCTGGCCCGCCCGCCCAGGGTGAGGAAACGGCCCACGGTGATGGGCAATACCTCATCCACCAGGACCCGCTGGGGCATGTAGCCCAGTTTCAGCCCCGGGGTACGGATCACCTCGCCCTCGGTCGCGGGCAACAGGCCCAGCAGGATGCGCACCAGGCAGGTTTTGCCGGCCCCGTTGGGGCCGATCAGGGTGACGATGCGACCGCGCTCCACGCCGAGATCCACGCCATGCAGGATGTGACGACCGCCCAGGGTCAGGCCCACGCCCCGCGCTGCAACCAGGGGCGAGGCCGCATCGTGGGCATTTGAGCGGGTCACTGATGACATGGGAGATCCGTGTCCTGAAAAGCTGGACGCAAAGGGCGAATGTTATATTATTACATCACATATCCATTCCTGAGAGTAACGCGCCATGCCTGCCATCCGCCAGAGGAAACTGACATCGCACCCGGGCCTTTTCCTGGCTGTCCTGTCCTTGTTCGCCCTGCTGCTGGGCAACGTGCAGGCCGCACCACAGGTGGTGGTGAGCATCAAGCCGGTCCACGACCTGGTCACCGGCGTGACCGAAGGCGTGACGGCACCGGTGCTGCTGGTGCCCGGCGGCGCCTCCCCCCATGACTACGCCCTGCGCCCCTCGGAGATGCGCGCCCTGCAGCAGGCCCGGGTGGTCATCTGGACCGGGCCGGAACTGGAGAACTTCCTGGTGCGCCCCCTGGCGGGGCTGGGCTCGGAGGTACAGCGCGTCACCCTGCTCAAGGATGCGGATCTGGTGCAACACCCGGTACGCGAGGGCGGGATCTGGGACAGTCATGGTCATGGGCACGGGGACCACAACCACGCACACAGTCACAGCCACAACCACGGGCACAGCCACGCGGCTCACAACCATGCTCACGCCGAACCCGACGCCCATGTCTGGCTGTCGCCGGAGAACGCCCGGCGCATCGTGACGCACGTGGCCGGCGTACTCGCGGCGGTTGACCCGGACAACGCGGCGGCCTACGGGGCCAACCGGGATCGCATGCTGGCCCGGCTCGACCAGCTGGACGAGGAACTGCGCGCCCGGCTGGCGCCGGTGCGCGAGGCGCCCTTCATCGTGTTCCACGACGCCTACCAGTACTTCGAGCGCCACTACGGCCTGACGCCGGCCGGCTCCATCACCGTGGACCCGTCCCGAGCCCCCGGCGCACGGCGCATCCAGGAGATCAGGCAGCGGGTCAGCCAGTCCGAGGCCCTCTGCGTGTTCAGCGAACCCCAGTTCCGCCCTGCCATCGTGGCCACGGTGATCGAGGGCACCCAGGCACGCACCGGCGTGCTGGATCCCCTGGGTGCGGACCTGCCGTCGGGTCCGGAGGGCTATGAGGCGCTGCTGCGCAACCTGGCGCAGAGCCTGGTGGAGTGCCTGTCTTGAAGTGGGAAGGGTGAATCGGGAAGTGGGAAGAAAACCCACCCTGTAGGAGCGGCGACCTCGCCGCGAATCGCCCGGGAAGCAACCAGGCCTTGGCTGGTAACGCAGAGGGCGCAAAGACGCAGAGGACGCAAAGAATTCACATCCAAAAACTTTGCGCTCTCTGCGTCTTTGCGTTCTCTGCGTGAATGACCGATCACCGAGTCCCCGCCAACCCGTTCGGCCCGGGGTCAGGCCTCCTACGCCGCCTTCTTGTCCGCACCCACCAGCACGCCCAGCAGATCCGGGACCGGCACCTCTACGGCGCAGTCACTGGCCTCCACCCGGCAGTGGTCGGACCAGTGCAGCAACTGCATCGTGCCGCTGAAATCCTCCACCAGGGTGGTGCAGTGCTCCACCCAGTCACCGTCGTTGCAGTAGAGCACGCCGTCGATGCGCTCGATGCCGGCCTTGTGGATGTGGCCGCAGATGTAGCCGTCAAAGCCGTTGCGCAGCGCCTCCTGGGCGGCAGCCTCCTCGAACTTGCGGATGTAGGCCCGGGCGTTGCCCACCCGGGTCTTGAGCCATGCGGACAGGGACCAGTAGCCGTGGCCCCGGCGGCGGCGCCAGGCGTTGTAGACGCGGTTGCCCTTGAGCAGCATCTGGTAGGCACCGTCACCCACCGCCTTGAGCAGGGCGTTGTGGCGCACGTCGCCGTCGAACTCATCACCGTGACTGACGAAGAAACGCCGCCCGTCGGCACTCAGGTGCTCGGCGTTCAGGCGCACCTGCACGCCATGGAACTCGCTGCCTGCGAAGTCGCGGAACAGCTCGTCGTGATTGCCGGGGATGTAGGTGACCCGGGTACCACTGCGCGCCATGTGCAGGATGCGCTGCAGCACTGCAGACTGGTCCGCGGTCCAGTACACGGAGCGGCGCATGCTCCAGAGATCGAAGATGTCGCCCACCAGGTAGAGCTGTTCACAGCGGACGCTGTTGAGGAAATCCAGCAGGTAATCGGCGCGGCACTCGCGGGTGCCCAGATGCACATCGGAGATGAATACACTGCGGCAGCGAAGCGTTCCCATGGACAGACCCTCGGCAGTGGTTTCGCGGAGTCTGAATTGGGGAGGTTACAAAAAGATCAAGCAATCATGAATTTACGGTGAAAAAAGGCACTTGAGACAAGTTGCCAGATGCAAGAGACAAGAGGGTTTTCTTGCCACTTGTCTCTTGCATCTTGTCTCTAGCGCTCTCCTATCCCATATCGAGATCGAACTGCACCGCCTCGAGTCCCGCCGCGGCACACTTCTCATCCAATTCACCACTGGGCGCTCCGCTGACACCGACGCCGCCCACGATGGCACCGGCCGAGTGGATGGGCAGGCCGCCGGCGGAGAACACGATGCCCTGCACCTTGCCCACCGAGAAGGGCCGGGTGAAGCGGTCTTCCATCTGGGACAGGGGCGCGTTGAAGGACATGGCGGTGTAGGCCTTCTGCCTGGAGATCTCCAGGGTCAGGTCCATGGCCAGGGTGTCACGCATCACCACCTGGGGATGCCCGCCGCGATCCACCACGGTCACGGCAACATTCACGCCCTCGGCGCGGCAGGCCTCGATGGTGGCCAGAGCGATGCGGTTGGCCATCTCCAGGGACAGGCGCTTGATGTCCGCGGTCACCGGGGCATCGGCCTGGGCAACGGCACCGGCGCTCAGGATCACGGCACCGGCCAGCAGGGAACGGATCATTTTCATGGTGGTTTCTCCTCTCATGGTGGCGATTTATTCATTGCAGGGCCTCTATGAGTGTAGAAGCCCGGAGCCAGAGAGTGCGCGCGGTGGAACAATTCAAAATTCAAGATTCAAGATTCAAAATTCAAAGGTTGTCGGCGCCACTGCATGTGCTAGCTCCCCCTTTGAATTTTGAATTTTGAATCCGCTTCAGATCAGCACCAGCAACCAGATCACCGCCGCGTTGATGAGCGCGAACAACACCGCCGCCGAACCCATGTCCTTGGCCCGGGCGGAGAGCTTGTGCTGTTCGCCGCCGAAGCGGTCGATGGCCGCCTCGATGCCGGAGTTGAGCAGTTCCACGATGAGGATGAGCAACAGGCTGCCCACCAGCAGGGCCCGCTCCACCCCGGTCTCGCCCAGCCACAGGGCCAGGGGCAGGGCGAGCACCACCAGCAGCAGTTCCTGGCGAAACGCCTCCTCGTGCTTGAAGGCGGCGCGCAATCCCGCCCAGGAGTAGCCCGCGGCCTTGACGATGCGCGTCATACCGCGGTTGCCGCTGTAGGCCATCAGTCCGTCCGTCCCTGTTCAGCGACCTCGTCGAGCGCGGCGCCGGGCCGCCAGGCCACATCCAGTTCACGGGCGGCACGCACCTCATCGAAGCGCCGGTTGGGCTGGGTATAGGGGGCACCCTTGACCTTGTCGGGGCTGGTGCGCGCCTCTTCCAGGATCTCGGCCATGGCCTCCACAAAGCCGTCCAGGGTCTCCTTGCTCTCGGTCTCGGTGGGCTCGATGAGCAGGCACTCGGGCACCAGCAGCGGGAAGTAGGTGGTGGGAGCGTGGTAGTTGAAGTCCAGCAGGCGCTTGGCCACGTCCATGGCGGTCACCTCGGTGTCCTTGGCGAGCCGCTTGAGGGTCACGATGAACTCGTGAGTGGCGCGGCGCCCGGGGAAGGCCAGTTCGAAGCCCTTCTCCCTCAGGCGCGCCATCACGTAGTTGGCGTTGAGGGTGGAGAACTCCGCCACCCGGGGCATGCCCGCGCGGCCCAGCATGCGCATGTACACGTAGGCGCGCAGCAGCACGCCGGCGTTGCCGGCAAAGGCCGAGAGCCGACCGATGGACTGGGGCAGGTCCTTCTCGGTCATGAAGCGATAGCGCTCGCCCTCCTTCGCCACCACCGGGATGGGCATGAAGGGGCGCAGGCGCTCGCTCACGCCCACCGCGCCGGCACCGGGACCGCCGCCACCGTGTGGGGTGGAGAAGGTCTTGTGCAGGTTCATGTGGATCACGTCAAAGCCCATGTCCCCGGGGCGCACCTTGCCGAGGATGGCGTTGAGGTTGGCGCCATCGTAGTACAGCAGTCCGCCGGCCTGGTGCACCAGGTCGGCGATCTCCTTGATGCGCCGCTCGAACACGCCGAGCGTCGAGGGGTTGGTGAGCATGATGCCGGCAGTGTGCGGACCCAGAGCGGCCTTCAGGGCCTCCATGTCCACGTCACCGGAATCGTCGGTGGGGATCTCCTTCACCGTGTAGCCGCACATGGTGGCGGTGGCCGGGTTGGTGCCGTGGGCCGCATCGGGCACCAGGATCTCGGTGCGCGCGGTGTCCTTGCGGGCGTCGTGGTAGGCGCGGATCATGGCCACGCCGGCGAACTCGCCCTGGGCACCGGCCATGGGGGTGAGCGACACGCCGCCCTTCATGCCGGTCACATCCCGCAGCATCTCCTGCAGCTCGAACATGCAGGCCAGGAAGCCCTGGCTGTGGGTGTCCGGCGCGTGGGGATGGCGGCCCAGGAAACCCGGCAGCATGGCCAGGCTGTTGCAGGCCCGCGGGTTGTACTTCATGGTGCAGGACCCCAGCGGGTAGAACTGGGTATCGATGGAGAAGTTCTTCTGGGACAGCCGGGTGTAGTGGCGCACCACGTCCAGTTCGGAGAGTTCCGGCAGCGGCGCGCGCGTGCCGCGACGGAAGCGCTCGGGCAGCCCGCTCACGGTGGCCTCGCGCAGCGGCGCCTGGGCCGTGGCCCCGCGCCCGGGACGGGAACGCTCAAAGATCAGCATGTCTGGAAACTCCTCAAGTATCGGTATTCAATCAAATCCACATCAGCCGCAGAGGCGCAGAGAAAAGAAATGCCTGGACAGGATTTACATGATTAACAGGATTGTTCGAAAAAGGGAGTGCCCTACTTCGTTGAATCCTGTTGATCATGTTAATCCTGTCGATTTTTCCCTCTGCGACTCAGCGCCTCTGCGGCAATCAGTCTTCAGCCCAGCGCCGCAAACGCCGCATCCAGATCCGGCTCTTCGCTGAATTCCTGGACCAACTCCGTGTGCAGCACCTTGTTGTTCTGGTCCAGCACGATGACCGCCCGGGCCGTGATGCCTGCCAGGGGGCCATCGGTGAGCAGGATCCCGTAGTCCTTGGCAAAGTTTCGCGAGCGCATCATGGACAGGGTCTGCACCTGCTCGATCTTCTGGGCCGCACAGAAACGCGCCTGGGTGGGCGGCAGATCGGCGGAGATCACGAGCACCACCACGTCGTCGCGGCCTGCCAGCAGCTTCTCAAGCTTCATGGTGGAATTGGCGCAGGTGCTGGTGTCCAGCGCACCCACCACGGACAGGACCTTCTTCTTGCCCGCAAACGCGGCCAGGCCCACATCGTTGAGGTCCTTGTCCACCAGAGTGAAATCGGGGGCCTGGGAGCCCACGGGCGGCAGGTCGCCGTTGGTATGGATGGGGTTACCGTGCAGTTTGATCTCGGCCATGATTTGGTTCCTCGCTTGCGTTCGTGGTTGTCTCAAGGAATTCTTTTTGCCACAGAGGTCACAGAGGTCACAGAGCTAACACAACCGGTCGGGATATGCAGGTTGGACTGAGCACAGCGAAGTCCAACCCGCTTGCACCGGCAACGACCCGTTGGGGTTCGTTCCTCACCCCAACCTACGATCCCGAATCGCCTTTCAATCTCCCGCACTCTCTGCGCCTCCGCGCCTCTGCGGCAGAAGTTCATTGCTACGCCAGCGCTGCCTTCATCACCTCGGCATAACGGTCCAGGTCAGCCTCGGTCTTGGTCTCGGTGGCGCACACCAGCAGCAGGTCGCCGAGATCGCTGTAGTCATCACCCAGGGCGTAACCGCCCAGCACGCCCTGCTGCGCCATGGCATCCAGCACCGGACGCACCGGCCTGGGCAGACGGAAGGCGATCTCGTGGAAGGCCTCGCCGGCAAACGCCGGGGTCACGCCCAGTGGTTTCAGGCGCTCGATCAGGGCATGGGTGTTGGCGTGGCAGGCGGCTGCGACCCGCTCCAGGCCCTCGGGACCCAGCAGCGCCATGTGGATGGTGGCGGCGGTGACCACCAGGCCCTGGTTGGTGCAGATGTTCGAGGTGGCCTTGGAGCGACGGATGTGCTGCTCGCGGGCCTGCAGGGTCAGCACGAAACCGGTGCGCCCGTCGGCGTCCAGGGTGCGGCCCACGATACGGCCCGGCATCTGGCGCACGTGCTCCTTGCGGCAGCACATGAAACCGAAATACGGGCCGCCGGAGGACAGGGGCGCGCCCAGAGGCTGGCCTTCGCCGCACACGATGTCCGCGCCCTTCCCACCCCACTCACCCGGGGGCTTGAGCAGCGCGAGGCTGACCGGATTCACCACGCCGATCACCTGGGCGTCCTGGGCGTGGGCCCAGTCGGTGAGCGCATCCGCCTCTTCCAGCACGCCGAAGAAGTTGGGCTGGGGGATCACCAGGGCGGTGATGTCCTGGCCTTCGAAGGCAGCCAGGGACTTGGGATCGACACGGCCGGTGGCGGGATCGAAGGGCACCTCCACCAGCTCGATGCCCTGGCCATGCACGATGGCGCGGGTCACCGAACGGTACACCGGGTTCACCGTGGCGGGCATGAGCACGCGGTGGCTCTTGGACTTGCGGTTGGCACGCACGCTCATGAGCACCGCCTCCGCCAGCGCCGAGGCGCCGTCGTAGAGGGAGGCGTTGGAGACGTCCATGCCGGTCAGGCCCGTCATCATGGTCTGGTATTCGTAGACCAGCTGCAGGGTGCCCTGACTGGCCTCGGCCTGGTAGGGCGTGTAGGCGCTGTAGAA containing:
- a CDS encoding class I SAM-dependent rRNA methyltransferase, producing MDSLDYTPLRLRKNEERRLLAGHAWVFSNEVDIAATPIKDLTPGQPVLIEDHRGKAIGTGYANPQSLICARLVSRDKAHPFNASLLVHRLKVALSLRERLFTEPCYRLAYGESDGLPGLVVDRYGDVLVAQVTTAGMEVMQDAILEALHKAVHPKAVLWRNDSPVRELEGLDLYMRPALGEVPETVTLTEHGARFHAPLLSGQKTGWFFDQRDNRAWLARVSRGMKVLDLFSYVGAWGVQAALNGAESVTCVDASGDALESMAANAAENGVGDRVSGVKGDAFEVLKQLREDQARFDVVITDPPAFIKRRKDVKEGTAAYRRLNQMAMQVMAKDGLLIACSCSQHLEAASLEAQLWGAARHVDRSLQILCPGRPGPGPSRPPGHAGDRLPQGGAVPGGTGMIQNSRFKVQDSKSWFGLSSAPVFES
- the lgt gene encoding prolipoprotein diacylglyceryl transferase, encoding MYPTHPFIDPVAISLGPLSIHWYGIMYLVGFAGFWWVGRIHARKPWSPVKPEQVGDMLFYGVIGIIVGGRLGYILFYNFDAWLADPAMLLRVWQGGMSFHGGLIGALVASWLYGRKVNARFFQITDFIAPLACIGLGTGRIGNWINGELWGKPTDLPWAMIFPAADMLPRHPSQLYQAALEGLALFTLLWLFSRHQRPVAAVSGLFLIGYGVFRFLVEFVRLPDAHIGYLAFGWLTMGQLLTLPMVLAGIVMMAWAYNRNKSATA
- a CDS encoding UDP-2,3-diacylglucosamine diphosphatase; the encoded protein is MGTLRCRSVFISDVHLGTRECRADYLLDFLNSVRCEQLYLVGDIFDLWSMRRSVYWTADQSAVLQRILHMARSGTRVTYIPGNHDELFRDFAGSEFHGVQVRLNAEHLSADGRRFFVSHGDEFDGDVRHNALLKAVGDGAYQMLLKGNRVYNAWRRRRGHGYWSLSAWLKTRVGNARAYIRKFEEAAAQEALRNGFDGYICGHIHKAGIERIDGVLYCNDGDWVEHCTTLVEDFSGTMQLLHWSDHCRVEASDCAVEVPVPDLLGVLVGADKKAA
- a CDS encoding thymidylate synthase, with product MQPYLDLMRQLLEHGTVKSDRTGTGTRSLFGHQMRFDLSKGFPLVTTKKLHLKSIIHELLWFLKGETNIAYLKDNGVRIWDEWATEDGELGPVYGRQWRAWPTPDGRHIDQISQVVEQIRTRPDSRRLIVSAWNVAELPDEGISPKDNARAGRMALAPCHTFFQFYVADGRLSCQLYQRSADVFLGVPFNIASYALLTLMVAQVTDLEPGDFVHTFGDVHLYSNHVEQAKEQLSREPYPLPKMHLNPEVKSLFDFRYEDFTLEGYQAHPHIKAPVAI
- the znuA gene encoding zinc ABC transporter substrate-binding protein ZnuA; the protein is MPAIRQRKLTSHPGLFLAVLSLFALLLGNVQAAPQVVVSIKPVHDLVTGVTEGVTAPVLLVPGGASPHDYALRPSEMRALQQARVVIWTGPELENFLVRPLAGLGSEVQRVTLLKDADLVQHPVREGGIWDSHGHGHGDHNHAHSHSHNHGHSHAAHNHAHAEPDAHVWLSPENARRIVTHVAGVLAAVDPDNAAAYGANRDRMLARLDQLDEELRARLAPVREAPFIVFHDAYQYFERHYGLTPAGSITVDPSRAPGARRIQEIRQRVSQSEALCVFSEPQFRPAIVATVIEGTQARTGVLDPLGADLPSGPEGYEALLRNLAQSLVECLS
- a CDS encoding GlcG/HbpS family heme-binding protein, with translation MKMIRSLLAGAVILSAGAVAQADAPVTADIKRLSLEMANRIALATIEACRAEGVNVAVTVVDRGGHPQVVMRDTLAMDLTLEISRQKAYTAMSFNAPLSQMEDRFTRPFSVGKVQGIVFSAGGLPIHSAGAIVGGVGVSGAPSGELDEKCAAAGLEAVQFDLDMG
- a CDS encoding ATP-binding cassette domain-containing protein encodes the protein MSSVTRSNAHDAASPLVAARGVGLTLGGRHILHGVDLGVERGRIVTLIGPNGAGKTCLVRILLGLLPATEGEVIRTPGLKLGYMPQRVLVDEVLPITVGRFLTLGGRASRAHQREVLREVGVEHLLDQPIQSVSGGEMQRVLLARALMRRPDLLVLDEPAQGVDVAGQGEVFRLIARLRDRYGCGVLMVSHELHLVMEAADSVVCLNQHVCCTGRPEAVSRHPEYLKLFGDPAEARGLAIYTHAHDHHHDLHGCVVENEGHKEKQ
- the folA gene encoding type 3 dihydrofolate reductase, with the protein product MRLSLIVAVDRNNLIGRDNQLPWHLPADLAFFKRTTMGAPMLMGRKTWESIGRPLPGRTSIVITRDPDYRAEGARVVHSIEEGIAAAGDAPELFVIGGAKLFVDTLPLADRLYLTRIDHAFEGDTWFPEIGDAWREITREEHEPDEKNAYAYAFITLERDRG
- the znuB gene encoding zinc ABC transporter permease subunit ZnuB; translation: MDDFILRALMGGIAVALVAGPLGSFVVWRRMAYFGDTLAHSALLGVALGFLLGISLNLTVIALCTALAVLLVLLQRQRRLASDTLLGILAHSTLSLGLVSVAFLEGVRIDLMGYLFGDILAVSQGDLLWIFGGGALALILLMILWRPLLAMTVHEDLARVEGVPVMWVSLGFMLLIALVIAVAMKVVGILLITSLMIIPAATARRLAATPEQMALYAGVLGSLAVVGGVMGSLTWDTPTGPSIVVAAAALFAVIYLIPGRRFRRAG